A single region of the Paraburkholderia sp. SOS3 genome encodes:
- a CDS encoding aspartate/glutamate racemase family protein: MTHTLPLASRAMPSAAPKPNEYQRRIGVLSTDPKAGHRFASELVRQAGNVTDQQHADAVLVQANDLPAGERGEAATAGIRRGIDVLHGTGAGIAIVTDTAAHADVGVLRQHLAKFAPNMELIDLPTSALEKLDQDNPGARNVGLIVSPRTFQTNVYQSRAQGNKAFHAHPGSHDALLEAERPDAGKDQIRAGREALRNAVTEMAKRNDIDAIVLGYPGLSDAFGESHVRRADGTMIPVIDSNAAAAGKALEQAKRARGNDGSDSESDSEGCLSGCLGSLSLKQVVTPFTRPVADRLEALERYTPKAGVMGGQGALAGAQFMGELVELGDTRPVLVHQATHIADRTSFIKKQAGHESMQDAVDPRPEMKKSLDLMAEAGVTHAVITCNTAHRFHPDLVDHIATQGHNIQLLHIADAALDEIKRQRPNEKHIALMATDGTIASRLYQDHDKKLEWITPDRETQEVAMRSIYDGIKQNKIQEGSDDAALVVDSLIAKYQRMHGDMNRYPVIVLGCTEFPIALPKEMREARWPNVTFVDTLASLAYSLIEKSRVPVPTTTRNVDDAANVLRVRVSALEEAEAA; the protein is encoded by the coding sequence ATGACTCACACGCTTCCGCTCGCTTCGCGAGCGATGCCCAGCGCCGCGCCGAAACCGAACGAGTATCAGCGGCGCATCGGTGTGCTTAGTACCGATCCGAAAGCCGGCCATCGTTTCGCAAGCGAACTGGTCAGGCAGGCCGGTAATGTTACCGACCAGCAGCATGCGGACGCTGTCCTGGTGCAGGCGAACGACCTGCCCGCCGGGGAACGGGGCGAAGCTGCGACGGCCGGCATCAGACGAGGCATCGACGTGCTGCACGGCACCGGCGCCGGGATCGCGATCGTCACGGATACGGCCGCGCATGCGGATGTGGGCGTGTTACGGCAGCACCTTGCCAAGTTCGCACCGAACATGGAGTTGATCGATCTGCCGACGAGCGCGCTCGAGAAGCTCGATCAGGACAATCCGGGCGCACGCAATGTCGGGCTGATCGTGTCGCCGCGCACGTTCCAGACGAATGTGTATCAATCGCGCGCACAGGGCAATAAGGCCTTTCACGCGCATCCAGGCTCGCACGACGCGCTGCTCGAGGCCGAGCGGCCGGATGCCGGCAAGGATCAGATTCGGGCCGGACGCGAGGCGTTGCGCAATGCCGTGACCGAAATGGCGAAACGTAACGACATCGACGCCATCGTGCTCGGCTATCCGGGCCTGTCGGACGCATTCGGCGAAAGCCACGTCCGGCGTGCGGACGGCACGATGATCCCGGTTATCGACAGCAACGCGGCGGCTGCGGGGAAGGCGCTCGAGCAGGCGAAACGCGCGCGCGGCAACGACGGCTCGGACTCAGAGTCCGATTCGGAAGGCTGCCTGAGCGGATGTCTCGGTTCGCTGAGCCTGAAGCAGGTCGTTACGCCGTTCACGCGTCCGGTCGCGGATCGCCTCGAAGCGCTCGAGCGTTATACGCCGAAAGCGGGTGTCATGGGCGGCCAGGGCGCGCTTGCCGGCGCGCAATTCATGGGCGAGCTGGTCGAGTTGGGCGACACGCGGCCGGTGCTCGTGCATCAGGCCACCCATATCGCCGATCGCACGTCGTTCATCAAGAAGCAGGCGGGCCACGAGTCCATGCAGGACGCCGTCGATCCACGCCCGGAAATGAAGAAGAGTCTCGATCTGATGGCGGAAGCCGGGGTCACGCACGCGGTGATCACCTGCAATACGGCTCACAGGTTTCACCCGGACCTTGTCGACCATATCGCGACGCAGGGGCACAACATCCAGTTGCTGCATATCGCGGACGCAGCGCTTGATGAAATCAAGCGTCAGCGGCCGAACGAGAAGCATATCGCCTTGATGGCGACCGACGGCACGATCGCGAGCAGGCTGTACCAGGATCACGACAAAAAGCTCGAATGGATCACGCCGGATCGTGAGACCCAAGAGGTCGCGATGAGAAGCATCTACGACGGCATCAAGCAGAACAAGATCCAGGAGGGTTCCGATGATGCAGCGCTCGTCGTTGATTCGCTGATTGCGAAGTATCAACGGATGCACGGCGATATGAACCGCTACCCGGTCATCGTGCTTGGCTGCACGGAGTTCCCGATCGCGCTGCCGAAAGAGATGCGCGAAGCGCGGTGGCCAAACGTCACGTTCGTCGATACGCTCGCGTCGCTTGCGTATTCGCTGATCGAGAAGTCGCGTGTGCCGGTGCCGACAACGACGCGCAACGTCGACGACGCGGCGAATGTGCTGCGCGTACGGGTGAGCGCACTCGAGGAAGCCGAAGCCGCATAA